The Mytilus trossulus isolate FHL-02 chromosome 3, PNRI_Mtr1.1.1.hap1, whole genome shotgun sequence genome contains a region encoding:
- the LOC134712700 gene encoding mediator of RNA polymerase II transcription subunit 12-like protein isoform X8, which produces MQMQMSAYPSQEFRPLKKPRLGPPDVYPQEPKQKEDELTEKSVKHGFNNTQMYNMDEYGSARRENISEEKFGSEFIALLNKKKEYNTFQDTSKKKQQPSKDNFWPAAKNKSAMEAWFKDLAGNKPLHQLGKKVPTFNKKEEIFSTLCEYNIPNYKCAWFIKMTGAYNVAMQENKTKKRQAVDQSVEWSHSMMKYLNDQLQKINEPHHSAPGGPTSGFLTVQSVQPAYKVDQDLAQKQWQFGCKLARHLCDEGLLDRHEFLTWIIDSLEKLKQPDDTVIKMILTQVLEYLDEITMSVLLSRKLAHYSCKKIATLCSESELSVPRTDSPMLAANGQGMTSANNGQILPPQPNPLNAVFQQYINCPQHRGIILSLSAIAQYITLLCPTALVWNNLGEGRSTHIMCASPLDLLPCPPSALPMPDNPQRSQIRAQLRTAENQIRVRGRGAEMKWSSDKCQQSTRGHTIAKVLDVLDTLDRHNFHKVQTDSSLDTLYDQIFTANLHKDGNETFGSLEPIINLLIDWAVSTQRSGNYRAVVVAKLMEKLQNELRSEKYGESDMLTDKDSVASDTLVPMETPVFQNILFQFLDERASCLDENPNEENKQGFANLIMLFCELIRHDVFSHDSYMCTLISRGDLSSSPDLMSSMAESIDISSVKSQNESIRNEPQEDIKIDFDIHMDSDFGSLFGPVVKEEQKTSPEQPASVKSVKSEKEQVTVQNHESVQTPKGPSRHMLYAQHFPIPQDEMSSHECNQRMTVLYGVGKARDEARHIVKKVTKETLRLFSKKNCIDVSSGDLGKNKKKKDKEIGEASSVQSATNFESIFEGIFNKFQKLSYYDQHVVTHSCVTAVLEQINGFVNENSDYLPLVENISFLIDLMEYSCNIYGLLEFSVQLLKDLSSADDKLVELKSALRGSYTTSLCLCIVGVFRKYHAYLLVSNDLTIQAFEGLIGVVKNVYNPADCSSSERCILAYLYDAYSSCCYLVEKFSEMFLNAHRKMKMTLYATTTPLASNSLWDPSFMIDFINNTKAHHQHESSVIKHLTDTPANRYSFVCNAVIHVCNSPSIERLNEISILCAELTARYNALSSDWLGVLQSLCCSSNHSCGFIDVLAQCEVSDMSIHNNLAVFTTILVARHCFSLQDLVIHVILPSLLAVKTASGDQDAEPGARLTCQILLRLFKTSDMNTFSWCGSYGKANVCNIKSSCDKHLLIAAHDSISVGPVLAVLKAMLVLSDLCSDENRSKSGGKKDSMNERDIISSLLNSIGDDDDVDMMLGTSKWKGKESSLSDFARHAMKEMCRQEWVQEKFLKDPDAVLSSDLLLDQMLSNKQAQQILHMICYPNGVPNQVDGADMETKQNIHRVLQNLNLWDFRVCALELQLMFKQCSAISETNYILDQVARGTIELLHQQTETNKPSTYSMIMEPEQQNRVKMDKDSVWMFGPLIAKLPSQVQGRILKLAAQVLETGNNVINKGKFDKERNLKSKSLLGHQPFLSLVLTCLKGQDEQREGLLCSLLHQQFINNCKDALDKTPDEFKERQNIHEALQLRLSLVGGMFDTIQRNNSNTTDWTFLLLQLVTSGIVDSQSNSELFTNILDMLCVLIHGTLVNDGMEKGEENTKAYTTLIKKLRKEFSDKLQSESLDKIRQLLPLPKRYYEVIVCEPHGTQVDSKGNKFDGFSKKQGFQVSKKERISPWEVIEGFKYPPPLSWTFFGAVRLEKKPLKYEEQHRVQLYHTHALRKNLSYFLEPPNLPPEDLEPPQEKVEEKPKEPAETAVAEKKRVKKKNKRTNSGSGSGGSFIQTPMGGYGSRMDYNNPGPPPSWGSMQQPTPPNYYSPMQQGPGPRFPPGQYSSKQAIQSMLRGRGSNYPIGGTSQPSLKQIQMIQQQQQSQMVRAQIRNQVNRMSDMTPYARQIPGQGMHINQQPGITQPYNPPYSMPPQPATTGDITGNQIMPQGFNQSYQSSQNPSMLQPMGNQQGYMSQQPHQQQFNTSRIQPGMQNPNTGMSNIPNYNQMGMTPSQGQGTFMQQRMVRTQQQQQAQQRQQMLQQQLRLQQQQMPQQSTQPQHNANLMAQLQQQMGVRQQPSNAYNPQYQQPPQYQ; this is translated from the exons AATGGTCCCATTCCATGATGAAATACTTAAACGACCAGCTACAGAAAATAAACGAGCCTCATCACAGTGCTCCAGGTGGACCAACCTCAGGGTTCCTAACAGTCCAGTCAGTACAGCCAGCTTATAAAGTGGACCAAGATCTAGCACAGAAACAGTGGCAGTTTGGTTGTAAATTGGCCAGGCATTTGTGTGat GAAGGATTACTAGACAGACATGAATTTTTGACATGGATAATTGACAGCCTGGAGAAACTAAAACAGCCTGATGACACAGTTATAAAAATGATCCTTACACAAGTGTTAGAG tatttagATGAGATAACAATGTCAGTGTTACTGTCCAGAAAGTTAGCACATTATTCCTGTAAAAAGATTGCCACTCTATGTAGTGAATCAGAGTTGTCTGTCCCTAGAACAGATTCACCTATGCTGGCTGCCAATGGACAAgg GATGACTTCAGCCAATAATGGACAGATACTTCCACCACAACCCAATCCTCTAAACGCTGTGTTCCAGCAGTATATCAACTGTCCACAACACCGTGGGATCATACTCAGTCTCagtgctattgcacaatacatCACTCTTCTCTGTCCTACTGCACTGGTGTGGAATAACCTGGGGGAGGGTCGAAGTACCCATATCATGTGTGCATCCCCATTAGACTTGTTACCTTGTCCCCCATCAGCCCTTCCAATGCCAGATAATCCACAGCGTTCACAGATAAGGGCCCAGTTGAGGACAGCAGAAAACCAGATCAGGGTTAGAGGAAGAGGTGCCGAAATGAAATGGTCCTCTGATAAATGTCAACAATCCACCAGGG GTCATACCATTGCCAAAGTGTTAGATGTTCTGGATACCTTGGACAGACATAACTTCCACAAAGTACAGACTGACAGCTCCTTAGACACACTGTATGATCAAATATTTACTGCAAACTTACACAAAGATGGAAATGAG acATTTGGTAGTTTGGAACCAATAATAAACCTTCTAATTGACTGGGCTGTCAGTACACAAAGGAGTGGGAACTATAGGGCTGTTGTAGTAGCTAAACTGATGGAGAAATTACAGAATGAACTCAGGAGTGAG aaATATGGTGAATCTGATATGTTGACTGATAAGGATTCAGTAGCATCAGATACATTAGTTCCCATGGAAACACCTGTCTTCCAGAATATTCTGTTCCAGTTTCTGGATGAAAGAGCATCTTGTTTAG ATGAGAATCCAAATGAGGAAAACAAACAAGGTTTTGCTAATTTGATAATGTTATTTTGTGAGCTGATTCGCCATGATGTATTTTCCCATGATTCTTATATGTGCACTTTGATATCACGAGGAGATCTATCTTCGTCACCTGACCTTATGTCCTCTATGGCAGAGAGTATAGATATATCAAGTGTTAAAAGTCAGAACGAAAGCATCAGGAACGAG CCACAAGAAGATATAAAGATTGACTTTGATATTCACATGGACAGTGACTTTGGTAGTTTGTTTGGTCCTGTGGTTAAGGAAGAACAGAAGACTAGTCCAGAACAACCGG CCTCAGTAAAATCTGTGAAGTCTGAAAAGGAACAGGTAACGGTTCAGAACCATGAATCTGTACAAACACCAAAAGGACCATCAAGGCACATGTTGTATGCTCAACATTTCCCCATTCCTCAAGATGAAATGTCCTCACACGAATGTAACCAAAGGATGACTGTATTGTATGGTGTAGGTAAAGCTAGGGATGAGGCCAGACATATTGTCAAAAAAGTGACCAAAGAAACATTGAGATTATTCAGCAAAAAGAATTGTATTGATGTCAGCAGTGGAGATCTTGGTAAAAACAAGAAGAAGAAAGATAAAGAAATAGGAGAGGCCAGTTCAGTTCAGTCTGCTACAAACTTTGAAAGTATTTTTGAAgggatttttaacaaatttcagaAACTGTCGTATTATGATCAGCATGTTGTAACTCATTCATGTGTGACAGCTGTTCTAGAACAGATAAATGGATTTGTGAATGAAAACTCAGACTACCTCCCTTTAGTGGAGAATATTTCTTTCCTAATTGATCTAATGGAATATTCGTGTAATATTTATGGCTTGCTGGAATTTTCTGTTCAG CTGTTGAAAGATCTGAGTAGTGCCGATGACAAGTTAGTAGAACTGAAGTCAGCCTTACGTGGAAGCTACACTACATCTCTATGTCTCTGTATAGTTGGTGTGTTTAGAAAATATCATGCCTATCTACTAGTGTCTAATGATCTGACTATACAAGCATTTGAAGG tttgattGGTGTAGTGAAGAATGTGTATAACCCTGCTGACTGTTCCTCATCAGAACGTTGTATACTGGCATATCTATATGATGCGTATAGCTCCTGTTGTTACCTTGTC GAGAAGTTTTCTGAGATGTTCCTGAATGCCCACCGTAAGATGAAGATGACGCTGTATGCTACTACTACACCACTGGCATCCAATTCTTTATGGGATCCTTCATTTATGatagattttataaataataccaA AGCTCATCATCAACATGAGTCTAGCGTAATCAAACATTTAACAGACACTCCAGCTAACAGATATAGTTTTGTGTGTAATGCTGTCATCCATGTTTGTAATTCTCCATCTATAGAGAG aCTGAATGAGATTTCCATTTTATGTGCTGAACTAACAGCTAGATATAATGCCTTGAGTTCTGATTGGCTAGGAGTTCTCCAGTCATTATGCTGTTCATCCAATCATAGTTGTGGATTTATAGACGTATTAGCACAATGTGAA GTCAGTGACATGTCGATTCACAACAACTTGGCTGTATTTACCACCATTTTGGTTGCCAGACATTGTTTCTCTCTACAAGATTTAGTTATTCATGTTATACTTCCCTCACTGCTGGCAGTAAAAACAG CCTCAGGAGATCAGGATGCTGAACCAGGTGCCAGATTAACTTGTCAAATATTGTTAAGATTGTTTAAAACATCAGACATGAACACTTTCTCTTGGTGTGGTAGTTATGGCAAGGCAAATGTGTGCAACATCAAGTCATCATGTGACAAGCACCTGTTGATAGCAGCCCATGACAGTATATCTGTAGGACCTGTTTTAGCTGTACTCAAAGCTATGTTAGTTCTAA GTGACTTGTGTAGTGACGAGAATAGAAGTAAATCTGGAGGAAAGAAAGACAGTATGAACGAGAGAGATATTATCAGTTCATTACTTAATAGTATTGGAGATGATGATGATGTAGACATGATGCTTGG caCATCGAAATGGAAAGGAAAAGAGTCCTCACTGAGTGATTTTGCTCGACATGCCATGAAGGAAATGTGTCGACAGGAATGGGTGCAGGAGAAATTCCTCAAAGATCCTGATGCAGTACTTAGTTCAGATTTACTCCTTGATCAAATGTTGTCCAACAAGCAG GCTCAGCAAATTCTGCATATGATCTGTTACCCTAATGGTGTACCTAACCAAGTGGATGGAGCTGACATGGAAACCAAGCAGAACATTCATAGAGTTCTCCAGAATCTAAATCTATGGGACTTTAGAGTCTGTGCTCTGGAACTACAGCTTATGTTCAAACAGTGTAGTGCAATATCA GAAACCAATTACATTTTGGATCAAGTAGCTAGAGGGACTATTGAGTTACTACACCAACAGACCGAGACAAATAAACCTTCCACCTACAGCATGATAATGGAACCAGAACAACAAAACAG AGTAAAGATGGATAAAGACAGTGTTTGGATGTTTGGACCATTGATAGCAAAGTTACCAAGCCAGGTTCAAGGTCGCATTTTGAAATTAGCAGCACAGGTGTTAGAGACTGGGAATAATGTcataaataaaggaaaatttGACAAAGAGAGAAATCTAAAGAG taaATCCTTGTTAGGACACCAGCCTTTCTTATCACTGGTACTGACCTGTTTAAAGGGACAAGATGAACAGAGAGAAGGACTTCTATGTTCATTACTTCACCAACAGTTCATCAATAATTGTAAAGATGCATTG GATAAAACCCCTGATGAATTCAAAGAAAGGCAGAACATCCATGAGGCTTTACAATTACGACTTTCCTTG GTTGGTGGTATGTTTGATACCATCCAAAGAAACAACTCTAATACCACGGATTGGACATTTCTGTTACTACAACTGGTTACTAGTGGTATTGTGGACTCTCAATCTAACAG TGAATTATTTACCAACATTTTGGATATGTTGTGTGTACTTATACATGGAACTCTTGTAAATGATGGAATGGAAAAAGGTGAAGAAAACACGAAGGCCTACACAACATTGATCAAAAAGCTGAGG AAAGAGTTCAGTGACAAATTACAGTCTGAgtcattagacaaaatccgacaGTTACTTCCCCTTCCTAAGAGATATTATGAAGTAATTGTTTGTGAACCCCATGGTACACAGGTGGATAGTAAAGGCAATAAATTTGATGGATTTAGTAAGAAACAG GGATTTCAAGTATCAAAGAAGGAGAGGATCAGTCCGTGGGAAGTTATAGAGGGATTCAAATATCCACCACCTTTATCATGGACATTCTTTGGTGCTGTTAGGCTAGAGAAGAAACCACTTAAATATGAGGAACAACACAG agTACAACTGTACCATACACATGCATTAAGGAAGAATCTTAGCTATTTCTTGGAACCACCAAACTTGCCACCCGAAGATTTGGAACCACCTCAAGAGAAAGTG GAAGAAAAGCCGAAAGAACCAGCTGAAACAGCTGTTGCAGAAAAGAAAAGAgtaaagaagaaaaacaaaagaactaacaGTGGCAGTGGCAGTGGTGGAAGTTTCATCCAG ACGCCGATGGGTGGATATGGTAGCCGTATGGACTACAATAACCCAGGACCCCCTCCAAGTTGGGGATCTATGCAACAGCCAACCCCACCTAATTATTACTCTCCAATGCAACAAGGACCAG GGCCTAGATTTCCACCTGGACAATACAGTTCCAAACAAGCCATTCAGTCTATGTTACGTGGGCGGGGTAGTAACTACCCTATCGGAGGAACTAGTCAGCCATCTTTAAAACAAATCCAGATGATCCAGCAACAACAGCAGTCACAGATGGTCAGAGCACAGATTAGAAATCAAGTCAATCGCATGTCTGATATGACTCCATATGCTCGACAGATACCAGGGCAAGGAATGCATATAAATCAACAACCAG gaataACACAGCCCTATAATCCACCATACAGTATGCCTCCACAACCAGCTACAACAGGGGATATAACAGGGAACCAGATCATGCCTCAGGGTTTTAACCAATCGTATCAGAGCTCTCAGAATCCTAGTATGTTGCAGCCAATGGGAAATCAGCAGGGATACATGTCACAACAACCTCACCAACAGCAGTTTAATACAAG caGAATTCAGCCTGGAATGCAGAATCCTAACACAGGGATGTCGAACATACCAAATTATAATCAGATGGGAATGACCCCATCTCAGGGTCAAGGAACATTTATGCAGCAGCGCATGGTAAGGACACAGcaacaacaacaggcacaacaAAGACAACAAATGTTACAACAACAATTAAGACTCCAACAACAACAGATGCCTCAGCAGTCTACACAGCCACAACACAATGCTAATCTCATGGCACAACTACAACAACAGATGGGGGTACGACAGCAACCCAGCAATGCATATAACCCACAGTATCAACAACCTCCACAGTATCAGTAG